Within the Flavobacterium sp. N502536 genome, the region AAACGATAACGTTCCTGCAATACATTCCTGAATGGCCAGATCTAAATCGGCATCGGGTAAAATAATCGCCGGGTTTTTAGCTTCCAGACCTAAAATCAAACGCAATCTGTTTTTATTGGGATGCTGGTCCTGTAAAGCTATAGCCGACTTACTGTTTCCAATTAAAGCCAAAACATCAATTTTACCTGATTTCATTATCGGTGACGCCACTTCACGGCCACGACCGTAAACGATGTTAATTACACCTTTTGGGAAACTGCTTCTAAATGCCTCCAACAAGGGCGAAATACATAAAACACCATGTTTAGCAGGTTTAAAAATCACCGTATTTCCCATAATTAAGGCAGGAATCAACAGCGAAAAGGTCTCATTTAAAGGATAATTATAAGGGCCCAAGCACAAAACTACTCCAAGAGGTCCACGACGAATCATAGCATTTACACCCTGCACTTTTTCAAAATGTGAACTGCGTCCGTTTAGTTCCTTATAACTGTCAATTGTATCCTGAATGTATTCAACGGTTCTGTCAAATTCTTTTTGCGAATCGCCAAGGTTTTTTCCAATTTCCCACATCAAAAGTTTCACTACCTCTTCACGGGTTTCCTTCATTTGTTTTACGAAGTTCTCCATGCACTTAATTCGGTCAACTACCTTCATCGTTGGCCATAACCCCTGACCTTTATTATAAGCCGCATTGGCAGCTTCCACCACTTCGGCAGCTTCTTTCTCTTCCATGAACGGAATTGACCCTAATAATGTTGGCGCGTATTTTTCTGTAGATGAAATGGTAGAAAAAACGGGGGTTGTTTGTCCTGTCCACGGTTTTAATTCTCCATTTACCAGATAGGTATCCTGGTTTATCAAATCTTTAATTTGAAATTCTTCGGGTATTAAACTCATAATTTGGTCTTTTATAGTTTGGTTATTAATAGCGTTTTAAAAAGAAAAAAGAGGCTTTTTAGGCCTCTTCTTCTGTCTTATGGGTTTACGGTTTCACCTTCCCAATCCAGAATTCCACCAAGCAAATTGTAGGCATTGTTAATCCCTAACTCATTCATAATCTGACATGCTTTGGCACTTCTGGCACCAGAACGGCAATACACATAAT harbors:
- a CDS encoding NADP-dependent glyceraldehyde-3-phosphate dehydrogenase: MSLIPEEFQIKDLINQDTYLVNGELKPWTGQTTPVFSTISSTEKYAPTLLGSIPFMEEKEAAEVVEAANAAYNKGQGLWPTMKVVDRIKCMENFVKQMKETREEVVKLLMWEIGKNLGDSQKEFDRTVEYIQDTIDSYKELNGRSSHFEKVQGVNAMIRRGPLGVVLCLGPYNYPLNETFSLLIPALIMGNTVIFKPAKHGVLCISPLLEAFRSSFPKGVINIVYGRGREVASPIMKSGKIDVLALIGNSKSAIALQDQHPNKNRLRLILGLEAKNPAIILPDADLDLAIQECIAGTLSFNGQRCTALKVLYVHESIAEEFNKRFAEKVDALAFGNPWEKGVALTPLPETEKPKYIQGLIDDATHKGAKILNEKGGKHTDNYIFPAVLYPVNKEMRVYHEEQFGPVVPIISFKDINEPLEDMAESNYGQQVSLFGKDIKTLAPLIDALVNLVCRVNLNSSCQRGPDAFPFTGRKDSAVGTLSIPDALRSFSIRTFVASKDIAYNNEILQELLNSKESNFINTDYIL